In Gadus macrocephalus chromosome 4, ASM3116895v1, the following proteins share a genomic window:
- the LOC132455173 gene encoding NACHT, LRR and PYD domains-containing protein 12-like isoform X3 — protein MDEEREDGGPTSKTTLSGEHGRQSKAESPEQQQRADSPGPSCVKSDWSMNHPPVFKDGRPSREERRRQERADSPGPSCVSMKSDRSMGIPINFKDGRPSREERPHQNNSKVTRPVQKHQTELIKRAEENAHAFLDKELKKLWRDLFTDYPQCSESQREEEEEEEEDGKKEEQRRRAVKGVVDITKLCLMEMNQEELADTLWGGSAAVECQRKIKSHLEKKFKCVSEGIAKAGNQTGLNDFYTELFITERGSGEVNKEHEVRLIETASRKPAKEETPIKCEDIFKPLPGRDQPVRTIMTTGVAGIGKTIVTQKFTLDWAEGKTNHDIHFTFLLTFRELNLLKEKEFSLVELLHHFFIVTKEAEICRYERFKVLFILDGLDECRLPLDFQNNQTWTDVKEPTSLDVLLTNLIRGNLLPSARIWITTRPAAANQIPAECVDMVTEVRGFTDSQKEEYFRKRFREETLANTIISHVKKSRSLHIMCHIPVFCWITATVLEDILKKSQIEEMPKTVTQMYSYFLWVQSIQGDRKYHGRAETDPYWGPESRKIIVSLGKLAFNQLEKGNLIFYEADLAECHIDIKEASVYSGVFTKIFKEECGMYQDKVFCFVHLSLQEFLAALYVFLTFINDGVNLLSEEPPTSGEDKLLLLYQNGVDKALQSENGQLDLFLRFLLGLSLETNQIVLRGLLGQTGTSSMTNTKTVSYIKEKIDGDLSPERSMNLFHCLNELNDRSLVKEIEQYLTSGRLSRKSLSPAQLSALAFILLTSEEGLDVFDLKKYSASEEGLLRLLPVVKASKTSLLNGCHLSEECCEALASVLSSNSSSLKELDLSTNDLQDSGVKLLSAGLGSPHCTLETLSLSGCLVTQEGCASLASALSSNPSHLREVDLSYNHPGDSGAALLSAGLEDPRWRLDTLSVEHGGVWRLKPALKKYACDLTLDPNTANGELSLSEDNRKVTLVGEDPSYPDHPDRFDSWPQVLGREALTGRCYWEVEWKGLVVIGVTYRGITRRGEGGDSELGQNNKSWGLLCYGGGYSARYNGTDTVLPLRPAGSTRVGVYLDRPAGSLSFYRVSPGGGGSSDRLTHLHTFCSSFTQEDLLPGVGFWEWQGSPVRSSVGWSSASLCRL, from the exons cccagagcagcagcagagagcagactcccctggacccagctgtgtgaagagtgactggtctatgaatcatcctcctgtctttaaagatggacgtccctccagagaggagag AAggaggcaggagagagcagactcccctggacccagctgtgtctccatgaagagtgaccggtcTATGGGTATACCTAttaactttaaagatggacgaccctccagagaggagag ACCACACCAGAATAATTCAAAGGTTACCAGGCCTGTACAGaagcatcaaacagagctgatcaag agggctgaggagaacgcacacgctttcctagacaaggagctgaagaagctctggagggatctcttcacagattacccacaatgctcagagagtcagagggaggaggaggaggaggaggaggaggatggtaagaaggaggagcagaggaggcgcgccgTAAAGGGTGTGgtggacatcacaaagctctgcctgatggagatgaaccaggaggaactggccgacacactGTGGGGCG GATCTGCTGCTGTTGAGTGCCAACGTAAAATTAAGTCTCATTTGGAGAAGAAGTtcaagtgtgtgtctgagggaatCGCTAAAGCAGGAAATCAAACGGGTCTGAATGActtctacacagagctcttcatcacagagagaggcagtggagaggtcaacaaggaacatgaggtcagactgatagaaacagcttccaggaaaccagccaaggaagaaacaccaatcaaatgtgaagacatctttaaacccttacctggacGAGATCAACCAGTcagaacaataatgacaactggagtggccggcattggtaaaaccatcgtaacacaaaagttcactctggactgggctgaaggcaaaaCCAACCATgacatacacttcacatttctcttaactttcagagagctgaatttactgaaagagaaagagtttagcttggtggaacttcttcatcacttctttattgTGACCAAAGAAGCAGAAATCTGCAGATATGAACGGTTCAAAGTtctcttcatcttggatggtctggatgagtgtcgacttcctctggacttccagaacaaccagACCTGGACTGATGTCAAAGAGCCGACCTCgctggacgtgctgctgaccaacctcatcaggggcaacctgcttccctccgctcgcatctggataaccacacgccctgcggcagccaatcagatccctgctgagtgtgttgacatggtgacagaggtgagggggttcaccgactcacagaaggaggagtacttcaggaagagattcagagaggagacgctggccaacacaatcatctcccacgtcaagaaatcacgaagcctccacatcatgtgtcacatcccagtcttctgttggatcactgctacagttctggaGGACATCTTAAAAAAATCCCAGATAGAAGAGatgcccaagaccgtgactcagatgtacagctaCTTCCTATGGGTTCAGTcgatacagggggacaggaagtaccatGGGAGAGCTGAAACGGATCCATACTGGGGTCCAGAGAGCAGGAAGATTATTGTTTCTTtgggaaaactggcttttaaccagctggagaaaggcaacctgatcttctaTGAGGCAGACCTGGCAGAGTGTCACATCGATATCAAAgaagcctcagtgtactcaggagtgttcaccaagatctttaaagaggagtgcgGGATGTACCAGGACAAGGtcttctgctttgtccatctgagcctccaggagtttctggctgccctttatgtaTTTCTGACCTTCATCAACGATggtgtcaatctgctctcagaagaaccGCCCACCTCTGGGGAAgataaactcctcctcctctaccagaatggtgtggacaaggccttacagagtgagaacggacaactggacttgttcctccgcttcctcctgggcctctctctggagaccaatcagattgtcctacgaggtctgctgggacaGACAGGAACTAGCTCAATGACCAATACAAAAacagtgtcttacatcaaggagaagatagaTGGAGACCTCTCTCCGGAGAGAAGCATgaacctgttccactgtctgaatgagctgaacgaccgttctctagtgaaggagatcgaacagtacctgacatcaggaagACTCTCCagaaaatctctctctcctgctcaattgtcagctctggccttcatcctactgacatcagaagaggggctggacgtgtttgacctgaagaaatactctgcttcagaggagggtcttctgaggctgctgccagtggtcaaagcctccaaaacatctct Gctcaatggctgtcatctgtcagaggaatgctgtgaagctctggcctcagttctcagctccaactcctctagtctgaaagagctggacctgagtaccaatgatctgcaggattcaggagtgaagctgctctctgctggactggggagtccacactgtacactggaaactctcag cttgtctggctgcctggtcacacaggaaggctgtgcttctctggcctcagctctgagctccaacccctcccatctgagggaggtggacctgagctacaatcacccaggagactctggagctgcgctgctctctgctggactggaggatccacgctggagactggacactctcag tgtggagcacggtggagtgtggaggctgaaaccagctctaaagaagt atgcctgtgacctcacactggaccccaacacggccaACGGagaactctctctgtctgaggacaacaggaaggtgacgctGGTTGGAGAGGACccgtcgtatccggatcacccagacagatttgactcttggccccaggtgttgggtagagaggctctgactggccgctgttactgggaggtagagtggaaaGGACTGGTTgttataggagtgacatacagaggaatcacaaggagaggagagggtggtgacAGCGAGCTTGGacagaacaacaagtcctggggtCTTCTTTGTTATGGTGGTGGTTACTCTGCCCGGTACAACGGTACAGATACAGTCCTCCCTCTCcgccccgctggctccaccagagtaggagtgtatctggaccggcctgctggctctctgtccttctacagagtgtccccaggtggaggagggtcctcagacagactgacacacctccacaccttctgctcctccttcacccaggaggacctcctcccgggggtggGGTTCTGGGAGTGGCAGGGGTCCCCAGTGAGGTCCTCAGTGGGGTggtcctcagcctctctgtgtcggttgtag
- the LOC132455173 gene encoding NACHT, LRR and PYD domains-containing protein 12-like isoform X4, with product MKSDWSMGIPPNLKDGRPSREESPEQQQRADSPGPSCVKSDWSMNHPPVFKDGRPSREERRRQERADSPGPSCVSMKSDRSMGIPINFKDGRPSREERPHQNNSKVTRPVQKHQTELIKRAEENAHAFLDKELKKLWRDLFTDYPQCSESQREEEEEEEEDGKKEEQRRRAVKGVVDITKLCLMEMNQEELADTLWGGSAAVECQRKIKSHLEKKFKCVSEGIAKAGNQTGLNDFYTELFITERGSGEVNKEHEVRLIETASRKPAKEETPIKCEDIFKPLPGRDQPVRTIMTTGVAGIGKTIVTQKFTLDWAEGKTNHDIHFTFLLTFRELNLLKEKEFSLVELLHHFFIVTKEAEICRYERFKVLFILDGLDECRLPLDFQNNQTWTDVKEPTSLDVLLTNLIRGNLLPSARIWITTRPAAANQIPAECVDMVTEVRGFTDSQKEEYFRKRFREETLANTIISHVKKSRSLHIMCHIPVFCWITATVLEDILKKSQIEEMPKTVTQMYSYFLWVQSIQGDRKYHGRAETDPYWGPESRKIIVSLGKLAFNQLEKGNLIFYEADLAECHIDIKEASVYSGVFTKIFKEECGMYQDKVFCFVHLSLQEFLAALYVFLTFINDGVNLLSEEPPTSGEDKLLLLYQNGVDKALQSENGQLDLFLRFLLGLSLETNQIVLRGLLGQTGTSSMTNTKTVSYIKEKIDGDLSPERSMNLFHCLNELNDRSLVKEIEQYLTSGRLSRKSLSPAQLSALAFILLTSEEGLDVFDLKKYSASEEGLLRLLPVVKASKTSLLNGCHLSEECCEALASVLSSNSSSLKELDLSTNDLQDSGVKLLSAGLGSPHCTLETLSLSGCLVTQEGCASLASALSSNPSHLREVDLSYNHPGDSGAALLSAGLEDPRWRLDTLSVEHGGVWRLKPALKKYACDLTLDPNTANGELSLSEDNRKVTLVGEDPSYPDHPDRFDSWPQVLGREALTGRCYWEVEWKGLVVIGVTYRGITRRGEGGDSELGQNNKSWGLLCYGGGYSARYNGTDTVLPLRPAGSTRVGVYLDRPAGSLSFYRVSPGGGGSSDRLTHLHTFCSSFTQEDLLPGVGFWEWQGSPVRSSVGWSSASLCRL from the exons cccagagcagcagcagagagcagactcccctggacccagctgtgtgaagagtgactggtctatgaatcatcctcctgtctttaaagatggacgtccctccagagaggagag AAggaggcaggagagagcagactcccctggacccagctgtgtctccatgaagagtgaccggtcTATGGGTATACCTAttaactttaaagatggacgaccctccagagaggagag ACCACACCAGAATAATTCAAAGGTTACCAGGCCTGTACAGaagcatcaaacagagctgatcaag agggctgaggagaacgcacacgctttcctagacaaggagctgaagaagctctggagggatctcttcacagattacccacaatgctcagagagtcagagggaggaggaggaggaggaggaggaggatggtaagaaggaggagcagaggaggcgcgccgTAAAGGGTGTGgtggacatcacaaagctctgcctgatggagatgaaccaggaggaactggccgacacactGTGGGGCG GATCTGCTGCTGTTGAGTGCCAACGTAAAATTAAGTCTCATTTGGAGAAGAAGTtcaagtgtgtgtctgagggaatCGCTAAAGCAGGAAATCAAACGGGTCTGAATGActtctacacagagctcttcatcacagagagaggcagtggagaggtcaacaaggaacatgaggtcagactgatagaaacagcttccaggaaaccagccaaggaagaaacaccaatcaaatgtgaagacatctttaaacccttacctggacGAGATCAACCAGTcagaacaataatgacaactggagtggccggcattggtaaaaccatcgtaacacaaaagttcactctggactgggctgaaggcaaaaCCAACCATgacatacacttcacatttctcttaactttcagagagctgaatttactgaaagagaaagagtttagcttggtggaacttcttcatcacttctttattgTGACCAAAGAAGCAGAAATCTGCAGATATGAACGGTTCAAAGTtctcttcatcttggatggtctggatgagtgtcgacttcctctggacttccagaacaaccagACCTGGACTGATGTCAAAGAGCCGACCTCgctggacgtgctgctgaccaacctcatcaggggcaacctgcttccctccgctcgcatctggataaccacacgccctgcggcagccaatcagatccctgctgagtgtgttgacatggtgacagaggtgagggggttcaccgactcacagaaggaggagtacttcaggaagagattcagagaggagacgctggccaacacaatcatctcccacgtcaagaaatcacgaagcctccacatcatgtgtcacatcccagtcttctgttggatcactgctacagttctggaGGACATCTTAAAAAAATCCCAGATAGAAGAGatgcccaagaccgtgactcagatgtacagctaCTTCCTATGGGTTCAGTcgatacagggggacaggaagtaccatGGGAGAGCTGAAACGGATCCATACTGGGGTCCAGAGAGCAGGAAGATTATTGTTTCTTtgggaaaactggcttttaaccagctggagaaaggcaacctgatcttctaTGAGGCAGACCTGGCAGAGTGTCACATCGATATCAAAgaagcctcagtgtactcaggagtgttcaccaagatctttaaagaggagtgcgGGATGTACCAGGACAAGGtcttctgctttgtccatctgagcctccaggagtttctggctgccctttatgtaTTTCTGACCTTCATCAACGATggtgtcaatctgctctcagaagaaccGCCCACCTCTGGGGAAgataaactcctcctcctctaccagaatggtgtggacaaggccttacagagtgagaacggacaactggacttgttcctccgcttcctcctgggcctctctctggagaccaatcagattgtcctacgaggtctgctgggacaGACAGGAACTAGCTCAATGACCAATACAAAAacagtgtcttacatcaaggagaagatagaTGGAGACCTCTCTCCGGAGAGAAGCATgaacctgttccactgtctgaatgagctgaacgaccgttctctagtgaaggagatcgaacagtacctgacatcaggaagACTCTCCagaaaatctctctctcctgctcaattgtcagctctggccttcatcctactgacatcagaagaggggctggacgtgtttgacctgaagaaatactctgcttcagaggagggtcttctgaggctgctgccagtggtcaaagcctccaaaacatctct Gctcaatggctgtcatctgtcagaggaatgctgtgaagctctggcctcagttctcagctccaactcctctagtctgaaagagctggacctgagtaccaatgatctgcaggattcaggagtgaagctgctctctgctggactggggagtccacactgtacactggaaactctcag cttgtctggctgcctggtcacacaggaaggctgtgcttctctggcctcagctctgagctccaacccctcccatctgagggaggtggacctgagctacaatcacccaggagactctggagctgcgctgctctctgctggactggaggatccacgctggagactggacactctcag tgtggagcacggtggagtgtggaggctgaaaccagctctaaagaagt atgcctgtgacctcacactggaccccaacacggccaACGGagaactctctctgtctgaggacaacaggaaggtgacgctGGTTGGAGAGGACccgtcgtatccggatcacccagacagatttgactcttggccccaggtgttgggtagagaggctctgactggccgctgttactgggaggtagagtggaaaGGACTGGTTgttataggagtgacatacagaggaatcacaaggagaggagagggtggtgacAGCGAGCTTGGacagaacaacaagtcctggggtCTTCTTTGTTATGGTGGTGGTTACTCTGCCCGGTACAACGGTACAGATACAGTCCTCCCTCTCcgccccgctggctccaccagagtaggagtgtatctggaccggcctgctggctctctgtccttctacagagtgtccccaggtggaggagggtcctcagacagactgacacacctccacaccttctgctcctccttcacccaggaggacctcctcccgggggtggGGTTCTGGGAGTGGCAGGGGTCCCCAGTGAGGTCCTCAGTGGGGTggtcctcagcctctctgtgtcggttgtag
- the LOC132455173 gene encoding NACHT, LRR and PYD domains-containing protein 12-like isoform X6 — protein MDEERKDGGPTSKTALSGEHGRRSKAKRRRQERADSPGPSCVSMKSDRSMGIPINFKDGRPSREERPHQNNSKVTRPVQKHQTELIKRAEENAHAFLDKELKKLWRDLFTDYPQCSESQREEEEEEEEDGKKEEQRRRAVKGVVDITKLCLMEMNQEELADTLWGGSAAVECQRKIKSHLEKKFKCVSEGIAKAGNQTGLNDFYTELFITERGSGEVNKEHEVRLIETASRKPAKEETPIKCEDIFKPLPGRDQPVRTIMTTGVAGIGKTIVTQKFTLDWAEGKTNHDIHFTFLLTFRELNLLKEKEFSLVELLHHFFIVTKEAEICRYERFKVLFILDGLDECRLPLDFQNNQTWTDVKEPTSLDVLLTNLIRGNLLPSARIWITTRPAAANQIPAECVDMVTEVRGFTDSQKEEYFRKRFREETLANTIISHVKKSRSLHIMCHIPVFCWITATVLEDILKKSQIEEMPKTVTQMYSYFLWVQSIQGDRKYHGRAETDPYWGPESRKIIVSLGKLAFNQLEKGNLIFYEADLAECHIDIKEASVYSGVFTKIFKEECGMYQDKVFCFVHLSLQEFLAALYVFLTFINDGVNLLSEEPPTSGEDKLLLLYQNGVDKALQSENGQLDLFLRFLLGLSLETNQIVLRGLLGQTGTSSMTNTKTVSYIKEKIDGDLSPERSMNLFHCLNELNDRSLVKEIEQYLTSGRLSRKSLSPAQLSALAFILLTSEEGLDVFDLKKYSASEEGLLRLLPVVKASKTSLLNGCHLSEECCEALASVLSSNSSSLKELDLSTNDLQDSGVKLLSAGLGSPHCTLETLSLSGCLVTQEGCASLASALSSNPSHLREVDLSYNHPGDSGAALLSAGLEDPRWRLDTLSVEHGGVWRLKPALKKYACDLTLDPNTANGELSLSEDNRKVTLVGEDPSYPDHPDRFDSWPQVLGREALTGRCYWEVEWKGLVVIGVTYRGITRRGEGGDSELGQNNKSWGLLCYGGGYSARYNGTDTVLPLRPAGSTRVGVYLDRPAGSLSFYRVSPGGGGSSDRLTHLHTFCSSFTQEDLLPGVGFWEWQGSPVRSSVGWSSASLCRL, from the exons AAggaggcaggagagagcagactcccctggacccagctgtgtctccatgaagagtgaccggtcTATGGGTATACCTAttaactttaaagatggacgaccctccagagaggagag ACCACACCAGAATAATTCAAAGGTTACCAGGCCTGTACAGaagcatcaaacagagctgatcaag agggctgaggagaacgcacacgctttcctagacaaggagctgaagaagctctggagggatctcttcacagattacccacaatgctcagagagtcagagggaggaggaggaggaggaggaggaggatggtaagaaggaggagcagaggaggcgcgccgTAAAGGGTGTGgtggacatcacaaagctctgcctgatggagatgaaccaggaggaactggccgacacactGTGGGGCG GATCTGCTGCTGTTGAGTGCCAACGTAAAATTAAGTCTCATTTGGAGAAGAAGTtcaagtgtgtgtctgagggaatCGCTAAAGCAGGAAATCAAACGGGTCTGAATGActtctacacagagctcttcatcacagagagaggcagtggagaggtcaacaaggaacatgaggtcagactgatagaaacagcttccaggaaaccagccaaggaagaaacaccaatcaaatgtgaagacatctttaaacccttacctggacGAGATCAACCAGTcagaacaataatgacaactggagtggccggcattggtaaaaccatcgtaacacaaaagttcactctggactgggctgaaggcaaaaCCAACCATgacatacacttcacatttctcttaactttcagagagctgaatttactgaaagagaaagagtttagcttggtggaacttcttcatcacttctttattgTGACCAAAGAAGCAGAAATCTGCAGATATGAACGGTTCAAAGTtctcttcatcttggatggtctggatgagtgtcgacttcctctggacttccagaacaaccagACCTGGACTGATGTCAAAGAGCCGACCTCgctggacgtgctgctgaccaacctcatcaggggcaacctgcttccctccgctcgcatctggataaccacacgccctgcggcagccaatcagatccctgctgagtgtgttgacatggtgacagaggtgagggggttcaccgactcacagaaggaggagtacttcaggaagagattcagagaggagacgctggccaacacaatcatctcccacgtcaagaaatcacgaagcctccacatcatgtgtcacatcccagtcttctgttggatcactgctacagttctggaGGACATCTTAAAAAAATCCCAGATAGAAGAGatgcccaagaccgtgactcagatgtacagctaCTTCCTATGGGTTCAGTcgatacagggggacaggaagtaccatGGGAGAGCTGAAACGGATCCATACTGGGGTCCAGAGAGCAGGAAGATTATTGTTTCTTtgggaaaactggcttttaaccagctggagaaaggcaacctgatcttctaTGAGGCAGACCTGGCAGAGTGTCACATCGATATCAAAgaagcctcagtgtactcaggagtgttcaccaagatctttaaagaggagtgcgGGATGTACCAGGACAAGGtcttctgctttgtccatctgagcctccaggagtttctggctgccctttatgtaTTTCTGACCTTCATCAACGATggtgtcaatctgctctcagaagaaccGCCCACCTCTGGGGAAgataaactcctcctcctctaccagaatggtgtggacaaggccttacagagtgagaacggacaactggacttgttcctccgcttcctcctgggcctctctctggagaccaatcagattgtcctacgaggtctgctgggacaGACAGGAACTAGCTCAATGACCAATACAAAAacagtgtcttacatcaaggagaagatagaTGGAGACCTCTCTCCGGAGAGAAGCATgaacctgttccactgtctgaatgagctgaacgaccgttctctagtgaaggagatcgaacagtacctgacatcaggaagACTCTCCagaaaatctctctctcctgctcaattgtcagctctggccttcatcctactgacatcagaagaggggctggacgtgtttgacctgaagaaatactctgcttcagaggagggtcttctgaggctgctgccagtggtcaaagcctccaaaacatctct Gctcaatggctgtcatctgtcagaggaatgctgtgaagctctggcctcagttctcagctccaactcctctagtctgaaagagctggacctgagtaccaatgatctgcaggattcaggagtgaagctgctctctgctggactggggagtccacactgtacactggaaactctcag cttgtctggctgcctggtcacacaggaaggctgtgcttctctggcctcagctctgagctccaacccctcccatctgagggaggtggacctgagctacaatcacccaggagactctggagctgcgctgctctctgctggactggaggatccacgctggagactggacactctcag tgtggagcacggtggagtgtggaggctgaaaccagctctaaagaagt atgcctgtgacctcacactggaccccaacacggccaACGGagaactctctctgtctgaggacaacaggaaggtgacgctGGTTGGAGAGGACccgtcgtatccggatcacccagacagatttgactcttggccccaggtgttgggtagagaggctctgactggccgctgttactgggaggtagagtggaaaGGACTGGTTgttataggagtgacatacagaggaatcacaaggagaggagagggtggtgacAGCGAGCTTGGacagaacaacaagtcctggggtCTTCTTTGTTATGGTGGTGGTTACTCTGCCCGGTACAACGGTACAGATACAGTCCTCCCTCTCcgccccgctggctccaccagagtaggagtgtatctggaccggcctgctggctctctgtccttctacagagtgtccccaggtggaggagggtcctcagacagactgacacacctccacaccttctgctcctccttcacccaggaggacctcctcccgggggtggGGTTCTGGGAGTGGCAGGGGTCCCCAGTGAGGTCCTCAGTGGGGTggtcctcagcctctctgtgtcggttgtag